One part of the Glycine max cultivar Williams 82 chromosome 14, Glycine_max_v4.0, whole genome shotgun sequence genome encodes these proteins:
- the LOC112999355 gene encoding lipid uptake coordinator A-like, which translates to MASTSEYATPPSPKTTRLMAEMIKLGDQMRRMSYEDKERMERMRKENEESLGRIHRSSEALSVRIENIERRREDISSKSSHGEDEGYEEDEGGWRNERYRERRNHRRYGGRQREEGIEGVKVNIPTFKWTYDPEVYLE; encoded by the coding sequence ATGGCTTCTACAAGTGAATATGCTACTCCACCATCTCCAAAAACCACAAGGCTCATGGCGGAGATGATTAAACTTGGTGATCAAATGAGAAGAATGAGTTATGAAGATAAAGAAAGGATGGAGAGAATGAGAAAGGAGAATGAGGAGAGTTTAGGAAGAATACACAGGAGTAGTGAAGCTTTAAGTGTGAGGATTGAAAATATAGAGCGAAGAAGAGAGGACATATCATCTAAGTCTTCTCATGGAGAAGATGAGGGGTATGAAGAAGATGAGGGAGGATGGAGGAATGAGAGGTATAGAGAGAGAAGAAATCATAGAAGATATGGAGGTAGACAAAGAGAGGAAGGGATTGAGGGAGTGAAGGTGAACATCCCTACTTTTAAATGGACTTATGATCCTGAAGTGTATCTTGAGTAA